The Mucilaginibacter yixingensis genome window below encodes:
- a CDS encoding electron transfer flavoprotein subunit beta/FixA family protein, whose protein sequence is MKILVCISNVPDTTTKITFTDNNTQFNTSGVQFILNPYDEIALARAIELTEGNGGSVTVINVGSTDTEPTIRKALAIGATDAIRINAPAHDAWFVAYQVAQYAKQNAFDLILTGRESIDYNGAKVAGMLGELLDLPSVSVIKKLDINGSEATVEREIEGGKEVLTIPLPFVAGTAEGVAEPKIPNMRGIMSARTKPLTVVEPAEVKTFSEVLSYETPAPRGQVKLVDAGDPAKLVDLLHSEAKVI, encoded by the coding sequence ATGAAGATCCTAGTTTGCATCAGTAACGTACCGGATACCACCACAAAAATAACTTTTACCGATAACAACACCCAATTTAATACAAGCGGTGTACAGTTTATCCTTAATCCTTATGATGAAATTGCGCTGGCCCGTGCCATTGAGTTAACCGAAGGCAATGGTGGCAGTGTAACGGTTATTAATGTTGGCAGTACTGATACTGAGCCTACTATCCGTAAGGCCCTGGCTATTGGCGCTACAGATGCGATACGCATCAATGCCCCTGCACACGATGCTTGGTTTGTGGCTTACCAGGTTGCCCAATATGCAAAACAGAACGCTTTTGACTTGATACTGACAGGCCGCGAGTCTATTGACTATAACGGCGCTAAAGTTGCCGGTATGCTGGGCGAGTTATTGGATCTTCCGTCAGTATCTGTTATTAAGAAATTGGACATTAACGGCAGCGAAGCTACTGTTGAACGCGAGATTGAAGGCGGTAAAGAAGTATTGACTATCCCCCTGCCATTTGTAGCAGGAACGGCCGAAGGCGTTGCTGAGCCGAAAATTCCGAATATGCGCGGCATTATGTCGGCACGTACAAAACCTTTAACGGTTGTTGAACCGGCAGAGGTTAAAACTTTCTCTGAAGTATTAAGTTATGAAACCCCTGCCCCACGCGGACAGGTGAAGCTGGTTGATGCAGGCGATCCTGCCAAACTGGTAGACTTATTGCACAGCGAAGCAAAAGTGATATAA
- a CDS encoding tetratricopeptide repeat protein, with product MSTDRLAKLLEFLKNEPNDEFLQYALATEYLRLNEADKALQYYEGLVNNHPKYVGTYYHLGKLYEALNRKDDAVKTYENGMKIAREARDNHAFAELQGVYNQLTGFGDDDDDDY from the coding sequence ATGTCAACAGACCGATTAGCAAAGTTGCTTGAATTTTTAAAAAACGAGCCAAATGATGAGTTTTTACAGTATGCATTGGCAACAGAGTATCTGCGTTTGAATGAGGCAGATAAGGCCCTGCAGTATTACGAAGGACTGGTAAATAATCACCCTAAATATGTGGGTACTTATTACCACTTAGGCAAGCTTTATGAAGCCCTGAACCGTAAAGACGATGCCGTAAAGACCTATGAAAACGGCATGAAAATAGCCCGTGAAGCCCGCGATAATCATGCCTTTGCCGAGCTGCAAGGCGTGTACAATCAGTTAACGGGCTTTGGTGACGATGACGATGATGATTATTAG